A stretch of the Filimonas lacunae genome encodes the following:
- a CDS encoding glycoside hydrolase domain-containing protein: MKKYWYLLALLPSGLLAQSKTAKPVSAAPASLVNVFLGSSGDHGQLSPAASYPFSMMSIGPQTYPNTHTGYEHNAVQFLGFTHNRMEGVGCMGSGGNLLVKPFLGKQPADDKLVKAKEQASPGYYSVAFANKVQAEFTVQQKQGRHHYRFPAGDKGLVFNLAHHLANRFVAETHTIEGNALQGWIETGTTCNAGIYRVYYYLVADKSLTWKEGDNHTLTAMVSPEVTELNISVGFSSVNTDYAKAAITSESFAQCQQASVKEWNKVLGRIQVTGDNEKEALFYSLLYRTVQSPYNISEPDGTYRGNDGSLQRSTDTMYNGWAIWDNYRTQLPLLSLTYPEKYRGMINSIAGLYQYGKQDYATDHEPSNTVRTEHAVVVLLDACRKGYPVAWEGIIDSLIREVDSLDYSHPDKALESSYDTWALSQILALQHKTELSEKYKQKALQYRDYWTREFKDLTRNDVDRMQARGMYQGTIWQYRWFVPFDVKGLQSLMGGEDAYIAQLDRFFENDYYNHANEPDIQAPYMYNASAQPWKSQYYIHKYAADTVVQYYFNDNSRGIDPFVDRIYKNVPNTYIRTMDDDAGAMSAWYVLAASGLSPACVGWPVYYLSVPLFPTVTLGLPGNKAFAVQVKNFAAGNKYIQAIEWNGKAIHRNWLTQDEIMAGGKLVITASDKPDTGVITDKWISTIDAAGK, from the coding sequence ATGAAAAAGTATTGGTATTTACTGGCGCTGTTACCATCTGGCCTGCTGGCGCAAAGCAAAACAGCAAAGCCGGTGAGCGCAGCCCCTGCCAGCCTGGTAAACGTTTTTTTAGGCTCTTCGGGCGATCACGGACAACTATCTCCTGCTGCATCTTATCCCTTTAGCATGATGAGCATAGGCCCGCAAACCTATCCCAACACCCACACCGGATACGAGCATAACGCGGTGCAGTTCCTTGGTTTTACCCACAACCGCATGGAAGGGGTAGGCTGCATGGGCAGTGGTGGCAACCTGCTGGTAAAACCCTTTTTGGGCAAGCAACCGGCAGATGATAAACTAGTAAAAGCAAAAGAGCAGGCCAGCCCCGGCTATTACAGCGTGGCCTTTGCCAACAAGGTACAAGCCGAGTTTACGGTTCAGCAAAAGCAAGGCAGGCACCATTACCGTTTTCCGGCGGGAGATAAGGGCTTGGTTTTTAACCTGGCGCACCACCTGGCCAACCGTTTTGTGGCCGAAACACATACTATAGAAGGCAATGCCTTACAGGGGTGGATAGAAACAGGCACCACCTGCAATGCAGGCATATATCGTGTATATTACTACCTGGTAGCCGATAAGTCATTAACCTGGAAAGAAGGGGATAATCACACATTAACCGCTATGGTTTCCCCCGAAGTAACAGAGCTGAATATATCGGTTGGTTTTTCATCGGTCAATACGGACTATGCCAAAGCGGCTATTACCAGCGAAAGCTTTGCACAATGCCAACAAGCCAGTGTTAAAGAATGGAACAAAGTATTAGGCCGCATACAGGTTACAGGTGATAATGAGAAGGAAGCACTGTTTTACTCTTTGCTATACCGCACGGTGCAATCGCCTTACAATATATCCGAACCAGATGGCACCTACCGCGGCAACGATGGCAGTCTGCAACGTTCTACCGATACCATGTACAACGGCTGGGCTATCTGGGATAACTACCGCACGCAGCTGCCTTTGCTGTCGCTCACTTATCCTGAAAAATACCGCGGTATGATCAATTCTATTGCCGGATTATACCAATACGGTAAGCAAGACTATGCCACCGATCACGAGCCTTCCAACACCGTACGTACCGAGCATGCCGTGGTGGTATTGCTGGATGCCTGCCGCAAAGGCTACCCGGTGGCATGGGAGGGTATTATCGATTCCCTGATAAGGGAAGTGGATTCGCTGGATTATTCCCATCCCGATAAAGCTTTGGAATCGAGCTACGATACCTGGGCCTTATCACAAATACTGGCCTTACAACATAAAACGGAACTGAGCGAAAAGTATAAACAAAAGGCTTTACAATACCGTGATTACTGGACCCGCGAGTTTAAGGATCTTACGCGTAATGATGTAGACCGCATGCAGGCACGTGGCATGTACCAGGGCACTATATGGCAATACCGTTGGTTTGTACCTTTTGACGTAAAAGGCCTGCAAAGCCTGATGGGTGGCGAAGATGCCTATATAGCCCAGCTGGATCGTTTTTTTGAAAACGATTATTACAACCACGCCAACGAACCGGATATACAGGCCCCCTATATGTACAACGCTTCTGCACAGCCGTGGAAATCGCAGTACTATATTCATAAGTATGCCGCAGATACCGTGGTACAGTATTACTTTAATGATAACAGCCGTGGCATAGATCCTTTTGTAGATAGGATTTATAAAAACGTCCCCAACACCTATATCAGAACCATGGATGATGATGCGGGTGCTATGTCGGCCTGGTATGTACTGGCTGCCAGTGGTCTTTCTCCTGCCTGTGTAGGCTGGCCGGTGTATTACCTGAGTGTACCATTGTTTCCCACTGTAACACTAGGTTTGCCCGGTAATAAGGCTTTTGCTGTGCAGGTAAAAAACTTTGCCGCTGGTAACAAATACATCCAGGCTATAGAATGGAACGGAAAAGCTATTCATCGTAACTGGTTAACACAGGATGAGATAATGGCAGGAGGGAAGCTGGTGATCACGGCTTCGGATAAGCCGGATACGGGTGTTATTACGGATAAATGGATTTCAACGATAGACGCTGCGGGTAAGTGA
- a CDS encoding DUF2188 domain-containing protein — protein sequence MRQPFDKKSVACKTGNASPKIKGAAASVMRSKVVSKPKNSANNIHYVLPLGNGWVIKSAQSAKFTAITDSRAEAISIGRMMAQTDHSQLVVHGKNGVVQIRESYI from the coding sequence ATGAGACAACCTTTCGATAAAAAATCAGTTGCCTGTAAAACAGGTAATGCCTCTCCAAAAATAAAGGGGGCAGCTGCTAGTGTTATGCGTAGCAAAGTTGTTTCTAAGCCGAAAAACTCGGCTAACAATATTCATTATGTGCTTCCTTTGGGTAATGGCTGGGTGATAAAATCAGCTCAATCAGCTAAGTTTACCGCAATAACGGATTCCAGGGCTGAGGCTATCTCTATTGGTCGAATGATGGCCCAAACAGACCATTCGCAATTGGTGGTTCATGGTAAAAATGGAGTAGTTCAAATTAGAGAGAGCTATATATAA
- a CDS encoding YkgJ family cysteine cluster protein, with protein MSDVNMDNWQKKSADHAKLYKQWLQRADKNKVLKQLPALHEEAFEHVDCLTCAACCKNYSPRFKTPDIKRISKHLRMRESDFIDKYLNLDSDGDYVVKKSPCAFLGDDNFCSIYEVRPSDCARFPYTDEDVLLKRQQITLKNATFCPAVHYVLEKLVQPK; from the coding sequence ATGAGTGATGTAAACATGGATAACTGGCAAAAAAAATCGGCCGATCATGCCAAGCTGTATAAGCAGTGGTTGCAGCGTGCCGATAAAAACAAAGTGTTAAAACAATTGCCCGCTTTACATGAAGAAGCTTTTGAACATGTAGATTGCCTAACCTGCGCAGCTTGTTGTAAAAACTACTCGCCCCGGTTTAAAACGCCTGATATCAAAAGAATAAGCAAGCATTTACGCATGCGCGAAAGCGACTTTATTGATAAATACCTGAACCTGGATAGTGATGGAGATTATGTGGTGAAAAAATCGCCCTGTGCCTTTTTAGGGGACGATAACTTTTGCAGTATTTATGAAGTGCGTCCTTCCGACTGCGCCCGCTTTCCTTATACCGATGAAGATGTGTTGCTGAAAAGGCAGCAGATCACGCTGAAAAATGCAACGTTTTGCCCGGCAGTACATTACGTGCTGGAGAAACTTGTTCAGCCAAAATAA
- a CDS encoding deoxynucleoside kinase, translated as MKYHFITIEGNIGAGKTTLAHLLSKKLNARLILEEFADNPFLPRFYENPKQYAFPLELFFMAERFKQLKDMLHTNDLFQTVTISDYLFTKCLLFAKVNLPEEEFRLYQKLFDIIHQQLIFPDILIYLHSPVTRLQANIKKRNRGYEQHIPDEYLFNIQETYTNYIKQHKIKTIIVDASNADFLDNEQHVQVILDALERDYDEGQHFISLP; from the coding sequence ATGAAGTATCACTTTATTACGATTGAAGGGAATATCGGCGCCGGAAAAACCACATTAGCGCACCTCTTATCCAAAAAGCTCAACGCCAGACTTATACTGGAAGAATTTGCGGATAACCCCTTTTTGCCCCGCTTTTACGAAAATCCCAAACAATACGCTTTTCCGCTGGAGCTGTTTTTTATGGCAGAACGTTTTAAGCAGCTGAAAGACATGCTGCATACTAACGACCTGTTTCAAACAGTAACCATTTCGGATTACCTGTTTACCAAATGCCTGTTATTTGCCAAGGTAAACCTGCCCGAAGAAGAATTCAGGCTGTATCAGAAACTGTTTGATATTATTCACCAGCAATTGATTTTTCCGGATATACTCATTTACCTGCACTCTCCCGTTACCCGACTGCAAGCCAATATTAAAAAGCGCAACCGCGGATACGAGCAGCATATTCCCGATGAATACCTGTTTAACATCCAGGAAACTTATACAAACTACATTAAACAACATAAGATCAAAACCATCATTGTAGACGCTTCTAATGCCGACTTCCTGGACAACGAACAACATGTACAGGTGATATTGGACGCGCTGGAAAGAGACTATGATGAAGGACAGCACTTTATTTCGCTGCCCTAG
- the folK gene encoding 2-amino-4-hydroxy-6-hydroxymethyldihydropteridine diphosphokinase has protein sequence MNRAYLLIGGNLGDRTAYLSRAVSQIQEKCGVVVQQSSIYETAAWGVEDQPSFYNQALLLHTSFAAPVLMQQLLDIETSLGRERTIKMGPRTIDIDVLLYNEEVIQSELITVPHPHLPQRRFALLPLAEIAPQYVHPQLHETITTLLKNCPDTLDVHKISGAKPPLP, from the coding sequence ATGAATAGAGCATACCTGCTGATAGGCGGTAATTTAGGCGATCGTACGGCATACCTTTCCAGGGCAGTTTCTCAGATACAGGAAAAATGCGGTGTTGTAGTGCAGCAATCCTCCATTTATGAAACCGCTGCCTGGGGTGTGGAAGATCAACCTTCCTTCTATAACCAGGCCTTGTTACTACACACTTCTTTCGCCGCTCCTGTACTGATGCAACAGCTGCTGGACATTGAAACGAGCCTGGGCAGGGAAAGAACCATTAAAATGGGACCACGTACTATTGACATAGATGTATTGCTTTATAATGAAGAAGTGATACAAAGCGAATTAATAACAGTACCACACCCTCATTTACCACAACGCCGTTTTGCATTGTTGCCCCTGGCCGAAATAGCACCGCAATATGTGCATCCACAGCTACACGAAACCATCACCACTCTGTTGAAAAATTGCCCTGATACGCTGGATGTGCATAAAATTTCCGGAGCAAAACCTCCGCTGCCTTAA
- a CDS encoding cation:proton antiporter domain-containing protein, protein MTHLPKLIEDLALILMAGAVTTLLFRRLKQPLVLGYIIAGLLVGPHIAIVPTVIDTENINVLAEIGVIFLLFSLGLEFSFKKLVRVGGASSITAVVEVLGMLGIGYAAGRILGWSQMDSIFLGGILSISSTTIIIRAFEELGVKSQNFAGLVFGVLIVEDLVAILLLVLLSTMAVSRQFAGNEMLFSVLKLVFFLSLWFIAGIFLIPTFLKRARKLLSEETLLILSLGLCLGMVVLATKVGFSPALGAFVMGSILAETTKAEKITHLVKPVKDLFAAVFFVSVGILIDPKAIIQHGGPVILITLLTIFGKFFSSTVGAVLSGQPLKQSIQAGMSLAQIGEFSFIIATLGLTLKVTSDFLYPIAVAVSAITTFTTPYLIRASEPFYHFLDRKLPRKFIDALNKYSSGTQDIQAESDWKIVIRSYVGIILTNMVISVAIILLFSTFLTPWVREKFNYSLTADIIILLITFAASAPFTWAMMAKKPETMAYTNLWLDKKYNRGPLVIIEIIRNLLAVFMVGFLVDTIFSGIIAILVAIPVMIIVLYIFSKKMQLYYGRIEKRFLRNLNARESREIEEDNSRTSLSPWDAHLASFEISPYAGYVGVSLLNLAWRERFGVNLAYIERGGKMIYAPSRDEKLFPYDRIGVIGTDEQLIQLRPLLEDHANEITYAEGDNRENIVLQKLLVDEHTKLKGQSIRGSGIREKTNGLVVGIERNGKRLLNPTSDSVFEWDDVIWIVGDRRKIQKLYVKGGE, encoded by the coding sequence ATGACGCATTTGCCAAAATTGATAGAAGATCTGGCTTTGATACTGATGGCAGGCGCCGTAACAACGTTGTTGTTCCGGAGACTAAAACAGCCGTTGGTGTTGGGGTATATTATCGCGGGCCTGCTGGTGGGGCCACACATTGCCATTGTTCCTACGGTAATTGATACAGAGAACATCAATGTTCTTGCCGAAATAGGGGTTATTTTCCTGTTGTTTAGTTTGGGTTTGGAGTTTAGTTTTAAAAAGCTGGTGCGCGTAGGAGGGGCCAGTTCTATTACTGCTGTAGTAGAAGTGTTGGGTATGCTGGGCATTGGCTATGCTGCCGGCCGCATACTGGGCTGGTCGCAAATGGACAGTATTTTTCTCGGGGGCATTTTATCTATTTCCTCTACCACTATTATCATACGGGCATTTGAAGAGCTGGGTGTAAAAAGCCAGAATTTTGCCGGGCTGGTTTTTGGTGTGCTGATAGTAGAAGACCTGGTGGCTATTTTACTGCTGGTGTTATTAAGTACTATGGCCGTTAGTCGTCAGTTTGCCGGTAACGAAATGTTATTTTCGGTGCTGAAACTGGTGTTCTTCCTGTCGCTATGGTTTATTGCAGGTATATTCCTTATTCCCACCTTCCTGAAAAGAGCCCGCAAGTTATTGAGCGAAGAAACCCTGCTGATATTATCACTGGGCCTTTGCCTGGGTATGGTGGTGCTGGCAACCAAGGTGGGCTTTTCGCCTGCGCTGGGTGCGTTTGTAATGGGCTCTATACTGGCCGAAACTACCAAGGCCGAAAAGATTACACACCTGGTTAAGCCGGTGAAAGATCTGTTTGCAGCGGTGTTCTTTGTTTCCGTGGGTATATTAATTGATCCCAAAGCTATTATACAACATGGTGGCCCGGTTATTTTAATTACCCTGTTAACCATATTTGGTAAGTTCTTTTCAAGCACGGTAGGTGCGGTGTTATCTGGTCAGCCTTTAAAGCAGAGTATACAAGCGGGTATGAGCCTTGCGCAAATAGGCGAATTCTCCTTTATCATTGCTACACTGGGTTTAACACTAAAGGTAACCAGCGATTTCCTGTATCCTATAGCGGTGGCTGTTTCTGCCATTACTACTTTTACCACGCCCTACCTCATACGTGCTTCCGAACCGTTTTATCATTTCCTCGATCGCAAGCTGCCCAGGAAGTTTATTGATGCGTTGAATAAATATTCTTCCGGTACACAGGACATCCAGGCCGAAAGCGATTGGAAAATTGTGATACGTTCTTATGTGGGTATCATTCTTACCAACATGGTAATATCAGTAGCTATCATACTATTGTTTTCTACCTTCCTTACACCGTGGGTACGCGAAAAATTCAATTACAGCCTTACAGCTGATATTATTATACTGCTGATTACGTTTGCTGCCAGTGCGCCCTTTACCTGGGCAATGATGGCCAAAAAGCCGGAAACCATGGCGTATACCAACCTGTGGCTGGATAAAAAGTATAACCGTGGCCCGCTGGTGATTATTGAAATTATCCGTAACCTGCTGGCGGTATTTATGGTAGGCTTTCTGGTAGATACTATCTTCTCTGGTATCATCGCCATATTGGTTGCTATCCCGGTAATGATCATTGTATTGTACATCTTCTCCAAAAAAATGCAGCTATACTATGGCCGTATTGAAAAGCGCTTCCTGCGCAACCTCAATGCCCGTGAATCGCGCGAAATTGAAGAAGACAACAGCAGAACCTCCCTGTCGCCATGGGATGCGCATTTGGCCAGCTTTGAAATCAGTCCGTATGCAGGTTACGTGGGTGTAAGCCTGTTAAACCTGGCCTGGCGCGAACGCTTTGGGGTAAACCTGGCTTATATTGAACGTGGCGGTAAAATGATATATGCACCCAGCAGGGACGAAAAGCTTTTCCCTTACGATAGAATAGGGGTGATTGGTACGGATGAGCAGTTGATTCAATTACGTCCGTTACTGGAAGATCATGCCAATGAAATTACCTATGCCGAAGGCGATAACAGGGAAAACATTGTGTTGCAGAAACTGCTGGTAGATGAGCATACCAAGCTGAAAGGACAAAGCATCCGCGGGTCGGGCATCCGCGAAAAAACCAATGGTCTTGTGGTGGGTATCGAACGCAATGGCAAACGTTTACTCAACCCTACTTCAGATTCTGTGTTTGAATGGGATGATGTTATCTGGATTGTGGGTGACAGAAGAAAAATTCAGAAGTTATATGTAAAAGGAGGAGAATAA
- a CDS encoding HEPN domain-containing protein — MIDLPTKQALMNTSLAHLPAYKQEQLQKIASIIVEAVQPEMIILFGSHATGRWVEHKYVEDGIVYEYISDYDILVITKSGENRKDYEIQDVIENSCRYQTPVTTIVHDIDFVNKMLREGQYFFTDIEQEGIMLYNSGRTSLAERKPLSPAEAKVIAQDYYDQWYLSGQRFLKGARFYWQDGDLKEGVFNLHQAAERTYNAVVLVFTGYKPKTHNLDKLKRYTKRFSEELAGVFPENTAEEERLFDLLKRAYIDARYKKDYVITAEQLSLLIERIQKLQDIAGPLCIEMIASIDSI; from the coding sequence ATGATAGATTTACCTACTAAACAGGCATTGATGAACACCTCTTTAGCCCACTTACCGGCCTATAAACAGGAACAGTTACAAAAGATTGCAAGTATTATTGTAGAAGCTGTACAACCAGAAATGATAATACTATTTGGCAGCCACGCCACAGGCCGCTGGGTAGAACATAAATATGTAGAAGACGGTATTGTATACGAATATATCAGCGATTACGACATACTGGTAATAACCAAAAGCGGCGAAAACCGTAAAGACTACGAAATACAAGACGTAATAGAAAACAGCTGCCGCTACCAAACACCTGTAACCACCATTGTACATGATATAGATTTTGTAAATAAGATGCTACGGGAAGGGCAATACTTTTTTACGGATATAGAACAGGAAGGTATTATGCTGTATAATAGCGGCCGTACTTCCCTTGCAGAACGAAAGCCGCTAAGCCCGGCAGAAGCGAAGGTGATTGCGCAGGATTATTATGATCAATGGTATTTGAGTGGTCAGAGGTTTTTGAAGGGTGCACGTTTTTATTGGCAGGATGGAGATTTGAAAGAAGGCGTGTTTAACTTACATCAAGCTGCTGAACGCACCTATAATGCTGTGGTATTGGTGTTTACTGGTTATAAGCCTAAAACGCATAACCTTGATAAACTTAAACGCTATACTAAACGTTTTTCAGAAGAGTTGGCTGGTGTTTTTCCAGAAAATACGGCAGAAGAAGAACGCCTGTTTGATTTATTAAAACGCGCTTATATAGATGCGAGATATAAAAAAGATTATGTAATAACAGCAGAGCAGCTGAGCTTGCTTATTGAACGTATTCAGAAATTGCAGGACATTGCCGGGCCTTTATGTATAGAAATGATAGCTTCTATTGACTCCATTTAG
- a CDS encoding MFS transporter, which yields MASDSTKQDPTAKTIDRFAAIKITEFRNLLASRFLFTMSMRMLATMLGWWVYNLTNDPLAIGMIGLSEIIPAISLALYAGHVIDISEKRKLLLRGIGLYIVAVLILLTLSSRFTASNLSNHWIAICIYITIFGTGIVRAFTGPVYNVMLASIVPREDLPNATTWNQATYMSGSISGHAAGGFLIALLGNTGTLATIACMLVVSISCAFRLHVKPPIANKGEKRTWDSVKEGLSFVFKTKELLGAVSLDMFAVLFGGAVAMVPVYARDILKVGPEGFGMLNAASDIGAICCVLLLTLFPMRKKQGYKLLFAVAGFGICIIIFGISRLYWISFAVLMLSGMLDGISVVIRGTITQLKTPDNMRGRVMSVNSMFINSSNELGQFESGLTARLMGAPASVVFGGCMTLLVVAVTWFKAPALKKMEY from the coding sequence ATGGCAAGTGACTCGACAAAACAAGACCCGACAGCAAAGACAATCGACAGATTCGCAGCAATTAAGATTACCGAATTCAGAAACCTGCTGGCCAGCCGCTTTCTGTTTACCATGAGCATGAGAATGCTGGCCACCATGCTGGGCTGGTGGGTGTACAACCTTACCAACGATCCCCTCGCAATCGGGATGATAGGCTTATCAGAAATTATCCCCGCTATTTCCCTGGCACTATACGCCGGACACGTTATTGACATCAGCGAAAAACGGAAACTATTGTTACGCGGCATTGGCTTATACATTGTAGCTGTGCTGATATTGTTAACCCTATCCAGCCGCTTTACCGCCAGCAACCTCAGCAATCACTGGATAGCTATTTGCATTTACATTACCATATTCGGCACCGGCATAGTACGTGCCTTTACCGGCCCGGTGTACAACGTAATGCTGGCCAGTATAGTACCGCGGGAAGACCTGCCCAATGCCACCACCTGGAACCAGGCAACTTATATGAGCGGCAGCATCAGCGGTCACGCAGCCGGCGGCTTTTTAATAGCGCTGCTGGGCAACACCGGCACGCTTGCCACCATAGCCTGTATGCTGGTAGTATCTATCAGCTGCGCCTTTCGCTTACATGTAAAACCACCTATTGCCAATAAAGGAGAAAAAAGAACCTGGGACAGCGTGAAAGAAGGTTTAAGCTTTGTGTTTAAAACCAAAGAGCTGTTAGGCGCTGTATCGCTGGATATGTTTGCCGTGTTATTTGGTGGCGCAGTAGCCATGGTGCCGGTGTATGCACGCGATATATTAAAAGTAGGACCCGAAGGTTTTGGCATGTTGAATGCTGCATCGGATATAGGCGCTATCTGCTGCGTGTTATTACTTACTCTCTTCCCTATGCGTAAGAAACAAGGCTATAAACTGTTATTCGCCGTAGCCGGCTTTGGTATATGTATTATCATATTTGGCATTTCCCGCTTATACTGGATTTCATTTGCAGTATTGATGTTAAGCGGTATGCTGGACGGCATCAGTGTAGTAATACGCGGCACTATCACCCAGTTAAAAACACCGGACAACATGCGCGGCAGGGTCATGAGCGTAAACTCTATGTTCATTAACTCCAGTAACGAATTAGGGCAGTTTGAAAGTGGCTTAACCGCCCGTTTAATGGGTGCGCCTGCTTCTGTGGTGTTTGGAGGTTGTATGACCTTGCTGGTAGTGGCGGTGACCTGGTTTAAAGCACCGGCTTTGAAGAAGATGGAATATTAG
- the sppA gene encoding signal peptide peptidase SppA, with protein sequence MKGFFKTFLAVFVALVVFALVFLFVGIVLIGRASSEEKPVVGKNAVLYLDLSVDYADQSKDNTVNSIVSDEPSVLPGLSDVVQMIDYAKGDSSIKGIFIRAVHNSNSFAASEELRRALKEFKSSRKFIIAYGDAISQGAYGVASIADKIYCNPKGGVEWRGYANSLAFFKGALDKLELQPEVFYAGKFKSATEPFRYTQMSDANRLQTTVWVNDLYSRLLLNVAESRGIDTATLHKLAADNAVQSANDALAHHLVDGLKYDDEVKAELFERMGAKEVEKVNFVSIGKYYKAVDFSNTDGEKIAVIYASGDIVSGKGSDEQIGSDKFKNLIRKARLDKNVKAIVLRVNSPGGDALASEVIWREVSLARKVKPTVVSMGDLAASGGYYISCNGDSIFADASTITGSIGVFSLTFNVSSFFKNKLGTTFDGVKTTPSADMQFGMRPLTEQERSLLQSDVDTVYQTFISRVAEGRKKPVAYIDSIAQGRVWTGQRAVSIGLVDKIGNLQDAIACAARMAKVKEYYIKEYPERKSFWEQLTSGSAEKTIKTKMISEEIGEDGYKLMQHIKAIKSWDNIPQARLPFDYTSN encoded by the coding sequence ATGAAAGGATTTTTTAAAACATTTTTAGCAGTGTTTGTAGCACTGGTAGTATTTGCGTTGGTATTTCTTTTTGTGGGCATCGTGCTTATTGGCCGTGCATCCAGTGAAGAGAAACCGGTGGTAGGCAAAAACGCCGTTCTATATCTCGATTTGTCGGTAGATTATGCCGATCAGTCGAAGGATAATACCGTTAACTCTATTGTGAGTGATGAGCCTAGTGTATTACCCGGACTGAGTGATGTGGTGCAGATGATTGACTATGCAAAGGGCGATTCTTCTATAAAAGGCATATTTATACGTGCGGTACACAACAGCAACAGCTTTGCTGCCAGTGAAGAGTTGCGCAGGGCGCTGAAAGAGTTTAAATCCAGCAGAAAGTTCATTATCGCCTATGGCGATGCCATTAGCCAGGGGGCTTACGGCGTTGCTTCGATAGCTGATAAAATATATTGTAACCCTAAGGGTGGGGTAGAATGGAGAGGATATGCCAACAGCCTGGCCTTTTTTAAAGGCGCATTGGATAAGCTGGAATTGCAGCCGGAAGTATTTTATGCCGGCAAGTTTAAAAGTGCTACAGAGCCTTTTCGTTATACACAAATGAGCGATGCCAACCGTTTGCAAACCACTGTTTGGGTAAACGATTTATACAGCCGCCTGTTACTGAATGTTGCAGAATCCCGTGGCATAGACACTGCCACTTTACATAAACTGGCTGCTGATAATGCGGTACAATCGGCCAACGATGCACTGGCGCATCATTTGGTAGATGGATTAAAGTATGATGATGAGGTGAAGGCAGAGCTGTTTGAAAGAATGGGTGCTAAAGAAGTAGAGAAAGTAAACTTTGTTAGCATTGGCAAATATTATAAAGCTGTGGATTTTTCCAATACCGATGGGGAGAAAATAGCGGTTATTTACGCTTCGGGCGATATTGTAAGCGGTAAAGGCAGTGACGAACAGATTGGTAGTGATAAGTTCAAAAACCTGATTCGCAAGGCACGTTTAGATAAAAACGTCAAGGCTATTGTACTGCGTGTAAATTCTCCGGGAGGGGATGCACTGGCCAGTGAGGTTATCTGGCGTGAGGTGTCGCTGGCACGTAAAGTAAAGCCTACTGTAGTTAGTATGGGCGATCTGGCGGCTTCCGGTGGTTATTATATCTCCTGCAACGGCGATTCTATTTTTGCCGATGCCTCTACCATCACCGGTTCTATCGGTGTGTTCAGCCTTACCTTCAACGTATCTTCTTTCTTTAAAAATAAACTGGGCACCACCTTCGATGGCGTAAAAACCACTCCTTCTGCCGATATGCAATTTGGCATGCGCCCGCTTACAGAACAGGAGCGTTCCCTGTTACAAAGCGATGTGGATACCGTTTATCAAACCTTTATTTCCCGCGTAGCTGAAGGCCGTAAAAAGCCCGTGGCATATATTGATAGCATTGCACAGGGTAGGGTATGGACCGGCCAGCGTGCAGTATCTATAGGCCTGGTAGATAAAATAGGCAACCTGCAGGATGCAATTGCCTGTGCGGCCAGAATGGCAAAAGTAAAAGAGTACTACATTAAAGAATATCCCGAGCGTAAATCGTTTTGGGAGCAGTTGACGAGTGGCTCAGCCGAAAAGACCATCAAAACCAAAATGATTTCGGAAGAGATTGGCGAAGATGGTTATAAACTGATGCAGCACATCAAAGCCATTAAATCGTGGGATAATATACCACAGGCCCGTTTGCCTTTTGACTATACATCAAATTAA